One Acutalibacter muris DNA window includes the following coding sequences:
- a CDS encoding cupin domain-containing protein, whose amino-acid sequence MNSQELFEQFNVSGQLRLPTETIQFGELPWNKHPEFDGVELKHIVTSQQTSGQFSYHLVRIAPNKAIGNHIHQTQLETHEVIAGSGTCVNNGTELAYEPGTITILPIGLPHEVKAGADGLYLFAKFIPALV is encoded by the coding sequence ATGAACAGTCAAGAATTGTTTGAGCAGTTCAATGTGAGCGGACAACTGAGACTTCCCACCGAAACAATCCAATTTGGGGAGCTTCCCTGGAACAAACATCCCGAATTTGATGGAGTGGAGCTGAAACACATTGTCACCTCGCAGCAGACCAGCGGCCAGTTCAGCTATCACCTTGTCCGAATCGCCCCCAACAAAGCGATTGGTAACCACATCCATCAAACGCAGTTGGAAACCCATGAGGTTATTGCCGGGAGCGGTACTTGCGTGAACAACGGTACTGAACTGGCCTATGAGCCCGGCACGATCACAATTTTGCCGATAGGACTGCCCCATGAGGTGAAAGCAGGAGCTGACGGCCTATATCTGTTCGCAAAATTTATCCCAGCACTTGTTTAA
- the glsA gene encoding glutaminase A, translating into MEELLERLLEECRPYTTAGKAADYIPELAKKDPSALGVYVIGSEGKHSWAGDCRQPFTLQSMVKPILLLQALLDNGACAIQSKVGVEATGKPFDAINAGERTLDSRHINPMVNMGAIVMCTLIHGSSYEERFQRLMKLTGQLVGDDTITIDQAVYLSEKSHGSKNRALAYLLKSHGILEDDVEEVLDCYFRACSIQVDCRGLAHMGAVLANRGRLPDSNRRIFPAPLARYVNAILMTCGMYDGSGEFAIRVGIPAKSGVSGGIMAVVPTRMGIGIYSPALDQKGNSVAGIRLLEKLSQELYLSIF; encoded by the coding sequence ATGGAGGAATTGTTAGAACGTCTGCTGGAAGAATGCCGTCCTTATACCACCGCTGGAAAAGCAGCGGACTATATTCCGGAGCTGGCGAAAAAAGATCCCAGCGCCCTGGGGGTCTACGTTATTGGCAGCGAAGGAAAACACAGCTGGGCCGGGGACTGCCGCCAGCCCTTTACCTTGCAGAGCATGGTGAAACCGATCTTGCTGCTGCAGGCCCTGCTGGACAACGGGGCCTGTGCGATCCAGAGCAAGGTGGGCGTGGAGGCCACCGGCAAGCCCTTTGACGCCATCAACGCCGGGGAGCGCACTCTGGACAGCCGGCATATCAACCCCATGGTCAATATGGGGGCTATCGTCATGTGTACCCTGATCCACGGCAGCAGCTATGAGGAACGCTTTCAGCGCCTGATGAAGCTGACCGGCCAGCTGGTGGGGGACGATACGATCACTATTGACCAGGCGGTCTATCTCTCTGAGAAAAGCCACGGCAGCAAGAACCGGGCGCTGGCCTATCTGCTCAAGTCCCACGGGATTTTGGAGGATGACGTGGAGGAGGTTCTGGACTGCTATTTCCGGGCCTGCTCCATCCAGGTGGACTGTAGGGGCCTTGCCCATATGGGGGCAGTGCTGGCCAACAGGGGCAGGCTGCCGGACTCAAACCGGCGCATTTTCCCCGCGCCTTTGGCCCGGTATGTGAACGCCATCCTCATGACATGCGGCATGTATGACGGGTCCGGCGAGTTCGCCATCCGGGTGGGGATCCCCGCCAAGAGCGGGGTCTCCGGGGGTATTATGGCCGTGGTCCCCACCCGCATGGGCATTGGGATCTACTCTCCTGCCTTGGACCAAAAGGGCAACAGCGTGGCGGGGATCCGGCTCTTAGAGAAGCTGAGCCAGGAACTTTATTTGAGTATTTTTTGA
- a CDS encoding histidine phosphatase family protein, with product MITFYIVRHGQTLLNQLDRAQGWADSPLTASGKQAAKELGKALSSVAFQAACTSDTYRAFYTARLVLEENSQPDIPIHQDTRLREWCLDIMEAEQNSIFIKRVSEWLGGISFSEMNKRLPEVATAIKQHDTTGMAETFEQISKRLKELLISVGSVYPDGSNILVVTHAFLMKTVAYLFDFENIARLSKIGNADRMKLLFDGQNFRIG from the coding sequence ATGATTACTTTTTATATCGTTCGCCACGGGCAAACCTTGTTAAATCAACTTGACCGGGCGCAGGGATGGGCTGACTCCCCCTTGACCGCATCAGGAAAGCAAGCGGCAAAGGAGCTGGGAAAGGCCCTATCTTCCGTTGCATTTCAAGCAGCATGCACAAGCGACACATACCGGGCATTCTATACTGCTCGGCTGGTGTTAGAAGAAAATAGCCAGCCTGATATTCCAATACATCAGGACACTCGCTTGCGGGAATGGTGTCTTGATATCATGGAGGCAGAACAGAATAGCATCTTCATCAAGCGTGTGTCGGAATGGCTGGGAGGTATCTCCTTTTCTGAAATGAACAAACGGCTCCCGGAAGTCGCTACGGCCATCAAACAGCATGACACCACTGGAATGGCAGAAACCTTTGAGCAGATAAGCAAACGGCTAAAGGAACTGCTTATATCCGTAGGATCGGTCTATCCTGATGGCAGCAACATCCTTGTTGTCACACACGCATTTTTAATGAAAACAGTGGCCTATTTATTTGACTTTGAAAACATAGCGAGGCTTTCAAAAATCGGAAATGCCGATAGAATGAAGCTGCTGTTTGACGGCCAAAATTTCCGAATTGGATAA
- a CDS encoding GNAT family N-acetyltransferase: MIRPLVESDFNAAIQIVNRNWKNVYVGYVNQGLLNDAGCQERSQQLREDFINHRLSEYVWEESGQILGLLSMGTTADTDKASAFEIWRIYIAAEAQGKGIGGRLLVFAEQMAKENGYSEIIIWAFSENARAIRFYQKYGYQIDKKAYLNAPYLTYGTRLSKNIS, from the coding sequence ATGATACGTCCATTAGTTGAAAGTGATTTCAATGCTGCGATTCAGATTGTCAATCGAAACTGGAAAAATGTTTATGTTGGATATGTCAACCAAGGCTTGCTTAATGATGCTGGGTGCCAGGAGCGCAGCCAGCAGTTGAGAGAGGATTTCATCAATCATCGGTTATCTGAATATGTTTGGGAGGAATCTGGTCAAATCTTGGGGCTGTTGTCAATGGGAACAACTGCTGATACAGATAAGGCCAGTGCCTTTGAAATCTGGCGCATATATATTGCAGCCGAAGCGCAGGGTAAAGGAATCGGTGGACGATTGCTTGTTTTTGCTGAACAAATGGCAAAGGAAAATGGATACTCGGAAATTATTATATGGGCGTTTAGTGAAAATGCAAGAGCAATCAGGTTTTATCAGAAATATGGGTATCAGATTGACAAAAAAGCATATCTGAACGCTCCATATTTAACTTATGGAACAAGGCTATCAAAGAACATATCATAA
- a CDS encoding YbhB/YbcL family Raf kinase inhibitor-like protein, giving the protein MKVTSSGIIDGVIQPQYGGRGTQFNENNIPTYSLPFVVEDAPSGTASVAIVLEDKDAYPVTGGFAWIHWLAANITRFEIKDNESQTATDFIQGRNSWTSIQGGEQSAELSSYYGGMTPPDQPHIYELHVYALDKLLDLRRGFLLNELYREMDGHILAKYTLKGIYEN; this is encoded by the coding sequence ATGAAAGTTACCAGCAGCGGTATTATTGACGGGGTAATCCAGCCTCAGTATGGAGGCCGGGGAACCCAATTCAACGAGAACAATATCCCTACCTATTCTCTGCCCTTTGTAGTAGAGGACGCTCCTTCCGGCACAGCTTCAGTTGCCATCGTCCTGGAGGATAAGGACGCCTACCCGGTCACAGGCGGCTTTGCCTGGATACACTGGTTGGCTGCGAACATCACCCGTTTTGAGATCAAGGACAACGAGAGCCAGACGGCCACCGACTTCATCCAGGGCCGGAATAGCTGGACGAGCATCCAAGGCGGTGAACAGTCGGCAGAACTGTCCTCCTATTATGGCGGAATGACCCCGCCGGATCAGCCGCACATCTATGAGCTTCATGTATATGCTTTGGACAAGCTGCTGGATTTGCGGCGGGGATTTCTGCTGAATGAACTCTATCGGGAAATGGACGGCCATATTCTGGCAAAATACACTCTCAAAGGCATATATGAAAATTAG
- a CDS encoding winged helix-turn-helix transcriptional regulator, producing MKMRTEYTCPLELVHDMIKGKWKPIILWRLRLGATSLAKLEKDIDGITQKMLLEQLKELIDYGFVQKKSFEGYPLHVEYSLTSDMGEQILEALRIMQHIGIDYLKANGMEHILEEKGVVPD from the coding sequence ATGAAAATGAGAACAGAGTACACTTGTCCTTTAGAGCTTGTCCACGACATGATAAAAGGCAAGTGGAAGCCTATCATACTATGGAGGCTCCGTTTGGGTGCTACGTCATTGGCAAAGCTGGAAAAGGATATAGACGGCATCACTCAAAAAATGCTGTTAGAGCAGTTAAAAGAACTGATTGATTACGGATTTGTTCAAAAGAAGTCGTTTGAAGGGTATCCGCTTCATGTGGAATACTCCTTGACCTCCGATATGGGCGAACAGATATTAGAAGCCTTGCGGATCATGCAGCACATCGGCATTGATTATCTGAAAGCCAATGGAATGGAACATATCTTGGAGGAAAAAGGGGTAGTCCCCGATTAG
- a CDS encoding winged helix-turn-helix transcriptional regulator — translation MKQTQFNCPVEATLSLIGGKYKPLILWHLVDRPLHYMELQRRIPSATPKMLSQQLHDLEECGMIHREVIPEKPPKTVYSLTAFGESIIPVIDSMCQWGTNYMDGLDVQPLCCGTQT, via the coding sequence ATGAAGCAGACACAGTTTAATTGTCCTGTTGAGGCCACGCTGTCGTTGATTGGCGGAAAATATAAGCCGCTCATTCTCTGGCATTTGGTAGACCGGCCTTTGCACTACATGGAGTTACAACGGCGTATCCCCAGCGCAACGCCCAAAATGCTCTCCCAGCAGCTCCACGATCTGGAGGAATGCGGGATGATACATAGAGAGGTGATCCCGGAGAAGCCGCCGAAAACCGTGTATTCCCTGACGGCCTTTGGGGAAAGTATCATTCCCGTCATAGATTCCATGTGTCAATGGGGAACCAACTACATGGACGGGTTGGATGTTCAACCGCTGTGTTGTGGCACACAGACATAG
- a CDS encoding MerR family transcriptional regulator: MYSAKEAAEITGLSTATLRYYEKESLLPPVKRNVQKYRQYTDEDIEWIRMIQCMRMANIPIQSIKEYVSLLIQGGKTLEQRYEMVQEHIENIMGQIADLQKALALTQSKLAFYEKILKEPLHQDITYAEEWKMFNHGGHV; encoded by the coding sequence ATGTATTCAGCAAAGGAGGCTGCGGAGATCACTGGCCTTTCTACCGCAACGTTAAGATATTACGAGAAAGAAAGTTTATTGCCGCCAGTAAAAAGAAATGTCCAAAAGTATAGACAATACACAGATGAAGATATTGAATGGATTCGGATGATCCAATGTATGCGTATGGCTAATATACCAATCCAATCTATCAAGGAATATGTTTCTTTATTGATACAAGGCGGAAAGACGCTTGAACAGCGTTATGAGATGGTTCAAGAGCATATAGAAAATATCATGGGGCAAATAGCCGATTTACAAAAGGCATTGGCTTTAACACAAAGCAAATTAGCATTTTACGAAAAAATTTTGAAAGAGCCGTTGCATCAAGACATAACGTATGCTGAGGAATGGAAAATGTTTAATCATGGAGGCCATGTATAA
- a CDS encoding helix-turn-helix domain-containing protein codes for MPELGYLCGNGMELVTCRQSTISYPLHNHVSVFTLGFIMDGFIELVTDKGTRTYQKGEAFVLGPYTPHSINARSCYELLSLCIDKELVTQTDLELLELMVSKFLHQAIKHTIIENWILKTLHSLLLFCQMLPIQQETNIDSLREQLELYPEIPCCIEDMAALALTSKYNLIRSFKKEVGLTPHQFQIQNRVRKAQKLLNTSASVAEVALATGFFDQSHFIRCFEKIVGLTPTEYKRAYGTVSSMPAS; via the coding sequence ATGCCAGAACTCGGATACCTTTGTGGAAATGGCATGGAATTGGTTACTTGCAGGCAATCTACCATCTCATACCCGTTGCATAACCATGTTTCTGTTTTTACACTTGGCTTTATCATGGATGGATTCATTGAACTTGTGACAGATAAAGGTACGCGGACATATCAAAAAGGAGAGGCATTTGTTCTTGGGCCATATACACCACATTCTATAAATGCAAGGTCTTGTTATGAACTTTTGAGCCTTTGTATTGATAAAGAGCTTGTTACCCAAACAGACCTTGAATTATTGGAATTAATGGTTTCTAAATTTTTGCATCAGGCCATTAAACATACAATTATTGAAAATTGGATTCTGAAAACATTGCACAGTTTACTTCTATTCTGCCAGATGCTCCCGATTCAACAAGAAACCAATATTGATAGTCTAAGAGAGCAATTAGAGCTTTATCCAGAAATCCCGTGTTGTATTGAGGATATGGCTGCGCTTGCGCTTACCAGCAAATATAACCTGATTCGCTCTTTCAAGAAAGAAGTGGGATTGACCCCACACCAGTTTCAAATTCAGAATCGGGTTCGGAAAGCGCAGAAATTATTGAACACTTCTGCCTCCGTTGCAGAAGTGGCTTTGGCCACAGGATTTTTTGACCAAAGCCACTTTATCAGGTGTTTTGAAAAAATCGTTGGTCTGACACCGACTGAGTATAAACGGGCGTATGGAACTGTATCTTCTATGCCCGCCTCTTAA
- the dmpI gene encoding 4-oxalocrotonate tautomerase DmpI, which translates to MPYITVESGNLSDAQKEELIKRLTEVSSEIMKVPQEFFVTTIKEVPDKNFGIGGKTIDKVKAEYIRAHQ; encoded by the coding sequence ATGCCCTATATCACGGTTGAAAGCGGGAATTTATCAGACGCCCAAAAAGAGGAACTGATAAAGCGGTTGACGGAAGTATCTTCCGAAATTATGAAAGTACCGCAGGAGTTTTTTGTTACCACGATCAAAGAAGTGCCTGATAAGAATTTTGGTATTGGTGGAAAAACGATTGATAAAGTCAAGGCTGAATATATTCGGGCACATCAGTAA
- a CDS encoding MBL fold metallo-hydrolase — translation MYELIQVSERSYYIQSPAKIGLVRLDGQDVCLIDSGNDKDAGRKVRQLLDTNGWQLTAIYNTHSNADHIGGNRYLQGQTGCKIYAPGIDCAFTRHPVLEPSFLYGGYPCKELRHKFLMAQESDAQELTKKCLPEGFEIIPLPGHFFDMVGFRTPDDVVYLADCLSSRETLDKYQIGFIYDVATYLKTLEMVKSLQAKVFVPAHAAASEDIADLAQYNIDKVLEIADKIIGICQEPLCFEAILQRLFMDYGLTMNFEQYVLVGSTVRSYLAWLKDTGRVNGLFENNMLLWQRT, via the coding sequence ATGTATGAACTAATCCAGGTTTCGGAGCGAAGCTATTACATCCAAAGTCCGGCGAAAATCGGGCTGGTGCGGTTGGACGGCCAGGACGTTTGCCTGATCGACAGCGGCAACGATAAGGATGCGGGCCGAAAAGTCCGGCAACTTTTGGACACCAACGGCTGGCAGCTCACCGCCATCTATAACACCCACTCCAACGCTGACCACATCGGCGGCAACAGGTATTTGCAGGGCCAGACCGGGTGTAAAATCTACGCGCCGGGAATCGACTGCGCCTTTACCCGCCACCCTGTCCTGGAGCCGTCCTTTTTGTATGGTGGCTATCCGTGTAAGGAGCTGCGGCATAAATTCCTCATGGCCCAAGAGAGCGATGCCCAAGAGTTGACGAAGAAATGTCTGCCGGAGGGCTTTGAGATCATCCCCCTGCCGGGACACTTTTTTGATATGGTAGGATTTCGGACGCCTGATGATGTGGTCTATCTGGCGGATTGCCTGTCCAGCCGGGAAACGCTGGACAAGTATCAGATTGGCTTTATCTACGATGTTGCCACCTATCTGAAAACGCTGGAAATGGTGAAGTCCTTGCAAGCGAAGGTGTTTGTCCCGGCCCACGCCGCCGCCTCCGAGGACATAGCTGACCTCGCACAGTACAACATCGACAAGGTGCTGGAGATTGCGGATAAGATCATTGGCATCTGCCAGGAACCGCTCTGCTTTGAGGCCATTCTGCAACGGTTGTTTATGGACTACGGGCTGACAATGAACTTTGAGCAATACGTCCTGGTGGGCAGCACCGTCCGCTCCTATCTGGCGTGGCTAAAAGACACTGGCAGGGTGAACGGCCTGTTTGAAAACAATATGCTACTCTGGCAGCGAACATAA
- a CDS encoding helix-turn-helix domain-containing protein — translation MNLRIGEKLKSIRMARTLSLDDTAALTGVSKPMLGQIERGQSVPTVTTLWKIATGLKTPLSAFLEEPQAEYTVTGPDEANVVLGDGGKMRAYPLFTYDPVRSVETFYIEFDPECRHSSDKHDEGVEEHIFVLRGTLRLVLGDRPVEVSERQAIRFRADVPHAYQNATGDRCEVYNTIFYPSH, via the coding sequence ATGAATTTGAGAATTGGCGAGAAGTTGAAAAGCATCCGCATGGCCCGCACTCTTTCCCTGGACGATACTGCGGCGCTGACGGGCGTGAGCAAGCCCATGCTGGGCCAGATCGAACGTGGCCAGTCTGTCCCAACGGTGACAACCCTCTGGAAGATCGCCACGGGGCTGAAAACACCGCTGTCCGCGTTCCTGGAGGAACCGCAGGCGGAATATACGGTTACTGGCCCGGACGAGGCAAACGTGGTCTTGGGGGACGGCGGGAAAATGCGGGCCTATCCGCTGTTTACCTATGACCCGGTGCGGAGCGTGGAGACATTCTACATTGAGTTTGACCCGGAGTGCCGCCATTCCTCGGACAAGCATGATGAGGGTGTGGAGGAACACATCTTTGTCCTGCGGGGGACGTTGCGGCTCGTCTTGGGGGACAGGCCGGTGGAGGTCAGCGAGAGACAGGCCATCCGCTTCCGGGCCGACGTTCCCCACGCCTATCAGAACGCGACCGGGGACAGGTGTGAGGTCTACAACACCATATTCTATCCAAGCCATTAA
- a CDS encoding nitroreductase family protein — translation MDFITIAKTRCSIRSYTDKKVEPEKLEKILEAAHVAPTAANLQPVHLIAVQSEDGLAKIGKAANIYGAPLAIIVCADHNKAWVRPFDQKQTGDIDASILTDHMMLQATELGLGSVWVCYFKPDVLRREFNLPANLEPVNILVVGYAGENFTDPERHIQTRIPVRELVSYESL, via the coding sequence ATGGATTTCATTACGATTGCAAAAACTCGCTGCTCCATCCGCAGCTACACCGACAAGAAGGTAGAGCCGGAGAAGCTGGAAAAAATTTTGGAGGCCGCTCATGTGGCCCCCACCGCCGCCAACCTCCAGCCGGTTCACCTGATCGCCGTTCAGAGCGAGGACGGACTGGCGAAGATTGGCAAAGCCGCCAACATCTACGGTGCGCCCCTGGCAATCATTGTCTGCGCCGACCACAACAAGGCGTGGGTGCGGCCCTTTGACCAGAAGCAGACCGGCGATATTGACGCTTCCATTCTGACCGACCACATGATGCTCCAAGCCACAGAGCTGGGTCTGGGTAGCGTGTGGGTGTGCTACTTCAAGCCTGATGTTTTGCGCCGGGAGTTTAACCTCCCCGCCAATCTGGAGCCGGTCAATATCCTGGTAGTCGGCTATGCTGGGGAGAACTTCACCGACCCGGAGCGGCACATTCAGACACGAATCCCGGTAAGGGAGCTGGTTTCCTACGAAAGCCTGTAA
- a CDS encoding winged helix-turn-helix transcriptional regulator: protein MAKSIAVTEQCPMEIGLNVLSGKWKLKILWQVSKGAVRFNELQRRLGKITTKTLTQQLRELEEQKILARTVYPDNPPKVEYTLTDLGQSIHPVLKSLCDWGTAYQAAIPPINDLGELLTDAAD, encoded by the coding sequence ATGGCAAAATCAATCGCTGTTACGGAACAATGCCCAATGGAAATTGGCCTCAATGTTTTAAGCGGAAAGTGGAAACTGAAAATCTTATGGCAGGTTTCCAAAGGTGCGGTGCGGTTCAACGAATTGCAGCGACGTTTAGGGAAGATCACCACCAAGACCTTGACACAGCAGCTCCGAGAATTGGAAGAACAAAAGATACTTGCGCGGACGGTTTATCCCGACAATCCGCCAAAGGTCGAATACACCTTAACAGACCTCGGACAATCCATTCATCCCGTTTTGAAGTCCCTGTGCGATTGGGGAACAGCCTACCAAGCCGCTATACCGCCAATCAACGATTTGGGTGAGCTTCTTACAGATGCCGCAGATTGA
- a CDS encoding YbaK/EbsC family protein gives MAIEKVRAHFAQFGIADRVREFEVSSATVELAAQALNCEPCRIAKTLSFMVDGHAVLIVTAGDAKIDNPKYKAQFGTKAKMLTPDEAETLIGHAVGGVCPFAVNEGVTVYLDCSLKRFETVFPACGSSNSAIELTTAELEKYSGFISWVDVCKGWDASV, from the coding sequence ATGGCTATTGAAAAGGTAAGAGCACATTTCGCTCAATTTGGTATTGCAGATCGGGTACGGGAATTTGAAGTGTCCAGCGCCACCGTGGAACTGGCGGCACAGGCCCTTAACTGTGAACCCTGCCGAATCGCAAAGACGCTCTCGTTCATGGTGGATGGTCACGCTGTCCTGATTGTTACGGCTGGTGACGCCAAAATCGACAATCCCAAGTATAAAGCCCAATTTGGCACAAAGGCGAAAATGCTCACCCCTGATGAAGCGGAAACGCTGATCGGCCATGCGGTGGGCGGCGTATGCCCGTTCGCGGTCAATGAGGGTGTGACCGTTTATCTGGACTGTTCCCTAAAGCGGTTTGAAACGGTTTTCCCCGCCTGCGGCAGCAGCAACAGCGCCATTGAACTGACGACCGCAGAATTAGAGAAATACTCCGGCTTTATCTCCTGGGTGGACGTATGCAAAGGGTGGGACGCATCAGTATGA
- a CDS encoding GDSL-type esterase/lipase family protein, whose translation MSNIEQKDPFRAIMEHMREDRLAHFRVQNELALKGKTLFTGSSLMEQFPIGELLMNHGMHTAVYNRGIGGFTTQDMLAHMEEQIFGVQPGRIFINIGTNDIGAPDYRQEALIENYRNILKQIKGRLPETEILLMAYYPVNELAHEAGDPMLDAAFKTRTNENIQKANAAVCELAHELGGRFIDVNQGLADETGRLKKEYTIEGIHMYANGYEVVFRNMKPYLQED comes from the coding sequence ATGAGTAATATCGAACAGAAGGACCCTTTTCGCGCCATTATGGAGCATATGCGTGAAGATCGACTGGCCCACTTTCGGGTTCAAAATGAGCTGGCGCTGAAAGGCAAAACTCTATTCACCGGTTCTTCTCTGATGGAGCAGTTTCCAATAGGGGAGCTGCTGATGAATCATGGGATGCATACAGCGGTCTATAACCGCGGAATCGGGGGATTTACGACCCAGGATATGCTGGCCCACATGGAGGAGCAGATTTTCGGTGTACAGCCCGGCAGAATCTTTATTAACATCGGCACCAACGACATCGGCGCGCCCGACTACCGGCAGGAAGCTCTGATTGAAAATTACAGGAATATTCTAAAACAGATCAAAGGGCGCTTGCCCGAAACCGAAATCCTTCTTATGGCCTACTACCCAGTCAATGAACTGGCCCATGAGGCGGGTGACCCCATGTTGGACGCTGCATTCAAGACCCGCACCAATGAAAATATCCAAAAAGCCAATGCCGCTGTATGCGAGTTGGCCCATGAGCTGGGAGGCCGGTTCATCGATGTGAACCAGGGGCTGGCAGATGAGACGGGCCGCCTGAAAAAGGAATATACCATAGAAGGTATTCATATGTATGCCAACGGATATGAGGTTGTGTTCCGTAATATGAAACCTTATTTGCAGGAAGACTAG
- a CDS encoding FUSC family protein, with the protein MKISPLKVGGRTIKTVIAVFLCFLVNTVRNSNTAFYAAIAAILCIQRTPKDSLREAMNREIATIIGGVWGMAVLLIEKNIYLISCEVLRYLCLSILLIPLINFSVLIKQEKGTFLMCVVFLCITVTHGTDESPLTFGLNRIADTTVGIMIALLINQTPTPLLH; encoded by the coding sequence ATGAAAATTAGCCCCTTAAAGGTGGGGGGCCGCACTATAAAAACCGTTATCGCTGTCTTTTTGTGCTTCCTGGTCAATACAGTCAGAAACTCTAACACAGCGTTCTATGCCGCGATTGCCGCTATCCTGTGCATCCAGCGTACCCCAAAGGATAGCTTGCGTGAAGCAATGAACCGAGAGATTGCAACCATCATTGGCGGAGTGTGGGGAATGGCCGTCCTGCTCATTGAAAAGAACATATATTTAATTTCATGCGAGGTATTGAGATATTTGTGCTTGTCAATCCTGCTTATCCCGCTTATTAACTTTTCTGTACTCATAAAGCAGGAAAAGGGAACATTCTTGATGTGCGTTGTATTTCTTTGTATAACGGTGACGCATGGAACCGATGAAAGTCCCCTGACTTTTGGCCTCAACAGGATTGCCGATACTACGGTTGGTATTATGATCGCTTTGCTTATCAATCAAACCCCAACCCCGTTGCTGCATTAA
- a CDS encoding C-GCAxxG-C-C family protein, with protein sequence MNEYITNRVHDLYWKEDINCARTALVCLSELFEITIEPQTIWSAVGLHGAGGYRAQCGLVEGSLMFIGIYLHGLGKSEDEIVSACYNFASAFEKTFGSLRCLELRPSGFSESDPPHLCENLTCNGIEFAYQYILGITKQ encoded by the coding sequence ATGAACGAATACATAACAAATCGGGTACATGATTTGTACTGGAAGGAAGATATAAATTGTGCAAGGACAGCTCTCGTCTGTTTGAGCGAATTATTTGAGATTACCATTGAGCCGCAAACAATTTGGTCTGCGGTTGGACTGCATGGCGCAGGCGGATATAGAGCGCAATGTGGTTTGGTGGAAGGTTCGCTTATGTTCATAGGGATTTATCTTCATGGGTTGGGAAAATCAGAAGATGAAATCGTATCTGCCTGCTATAATTTTGCGTCTGCCTTTGAAAAAACATTTGGGTCATTAAGATGCCTTGAACTACGTCCTTCGGGTTTTTCAGAAAGTGATCCGCCACATCTATGTGAAAACCTGACTTGTAATGGAATTGAGTTTGCATACCAATATATTTTAGGGATTACGAAACAGTAA
- a CDS encoding radical SAM protein: MDELKELRALGYNGLTFGVETGDDEALTFMNKGFRASDVLEQCKKLEAAGISYNFFYLTGISGAGRGEIGAKASAELFNQLHPQIIESSMLTIYKTSKLYQEIQRGNWKEEGEIEKLAELKALIENLTIDTRIVTDGASNLIQVRGHLPADKEKLVEYLNHLIETADEAALREYRVNLRHL; encoded by the coding sequence GTGGATGAACTGAAAGAGCTTCGCGCTTTAGGGTATAACGGACTTACCTTTGGCGTTGAAACGGGCGATGACGAGGCGCTGACCTTTATGAACAAGGGCTTCCGGGCCAGTGATGTCCTTGAACAATGCAAAAAGTTAGAGGCCGCTGGCATCAGCTACAACTTCTTCTATCTCACCGGCATTTCCGGCGCTGGCCGGGGCGAGATTGGCGCAAAGGCCAGCGCGGAGCTTTTCAATCAGCTTCACCCGCAAATCATTGAATCGTCCATGCTGACGATTTACAAGACCTCAAAACTGTATCAGGAAATCCAGCGCGGCAACTGGAAAGAGGAAGGGGAAATTGAAAAGCTGGCGGAGCTGAAAGCCCTCATTGAAAATCTGACCATTGACACCCGTATCGTAACAGACGGCGCATCCAACTTGATCCAGGTTCGCGGCCACCTTCCTGCGGACAAGGAAAAGCTGGTTGAATATTTGAATCACCTGATTGAAACCGCTGATGAAGCAGCGTTGCGGGAGTACCGCGTCAATCTGCGGCATCTGTAA